The DNA sequence aataataataataataataataataatatattattattattattattattattattattattattattattattattattattattattataaaatcgGTTAAAAAAAGGTGAATTTTATCCGAcatttttcaagaaaattgGTTAAACATAAAACCtactaacaaaattaattttttataataaattatatttaacagaaaaatatattatagaaaattggaaaaacataaaaactactaatattaacataataaaatagattttataaaaaaattattttttatatccaatttaatttcaattgaatttttaaatatttaaatttttaattttctcagGCCAATAACCGGTTtgctttcaatttttcaaaaccTTGGGTCTATCTGattgatttatttaattttgcttgGGTTGTCTATAAATACGTGAACGAGagtaaaccctaaccctaacccccAATAAGGTTTCTACATTAGCACTACGCCGCAACACAACTCTCTCCTACGCGAGCTCTTGTTCTTCCGTGGCAATGGCGGCGTACGCAGCTATGAAACCTACGAAAACCGGTTTGGAGGAGTCACAAGAACAGATCCACAAGATCAGGATCACTCTTTCCTCCAAGCACGTCAAAAATCTCGAGAAAGGTGCATAACAATTCAATTTCTTCCATGAAAATAAAATCGGTGAATTCGTTGTTGCACTGGCTAATAGCTTTTGGATCTGTTCGCGTTTGTTTTTGCAGTTTGTTCTGATTTGGTTCGTGGTGCGAAGGACAAGCGCCTCAGGGTGAAGGGACCTGTGAGGATGCCAACTAAGGTTCTTCACATCACTACCAGGAAATCCCCCTGTGGTGAAGGTACTTCAATGGTGTTTTTGACCGTTCTATTTGATTGGAATTCTGAGTTTCAGTTTCTTTATATAAAGTTTGGTTATAATATACTGTGGTGATTGTACATTGAAGATCTCTGATTTAGTCTTCTCGGATTATTAGTTATAGGATGGAAAttggtttttgaatttttattttgagttgattttgataGAGATTTTTGTGTTAACGGAAAAATTGGAATAATTTCCACTCTTTGAAGGAGAATTAGCAAATAGTCAAATACAGATTCTATGTATTTTTATACGGATGTCAAATCGTCTTATACCATAGGAGTGTAGGCATAGT is a window from the Arachis stenosperma cultivar V10309 chromosome 3, arast.V10309.gnm1.PFL2, whole genome shotgun sequence genome containing:
- the LOC130965308 gene encoding 40S ribosomal protein S20-2-like produces the protein MAAYAAMKPTKTGLEESQEQIHKIRITLSSKHVKNLEKVCSDLVRGAKDKRLRVKGPVRMPTKVLHITTRKSPCGEGTNTWDRFELRVHKRVIDLYSSPDVVKQITSITIEPGVEVEVTIADA